Below is a genomic region from Deinococcus koreensis.
ACGTGGGCGACGAGGCCAACTGGGATCTGGCCGAGCGGCAGATCATCGAGGCGGTCGAGGAGGTCGGGCTGCCGTATACGGTCGAACCCGGCGACGCCGCCTTCTACGGCCCCAAACTGGACTTCGTGGTCAAGGACGTGCTGGGCCGCGAGTGGCAGCTGGGCACCATCCAGGTGGATTACAACCTGCCTGAGCGCTTCGACATCCACTACACGGGCGAGGACGGCCAGGAACACCGCCCCGTGATGATCCACCGCGCGCCGTTCGGCTCCGTCGAGCGCTTCACGGGCATCCTGATCGAGCACTACGGGGGCGATTTCCCGCTGTGGCTGGCGCCCCGGCAGATCATGATCATCCCCATCGCCGACCGCCACAACGCCTACGCTGAATCTCTGCGCCAGGAGCTGCACGACGCCGGCCTGCGCGCCGAGGTCGACGACTCCAGCAACCGGATGCAGGCCAAAGTCCGCACCGCCGAGCTGAGCAAGATCCCGGTGATGCTGGTCGTCGGCGATCAGGAGGAGGCCGGGCGGCAGGTCAGCGTCCGCGAGCGCAGCCCGGAAGGCCACAGGGAGCGCAAGGGCGTGGGCTTCGACGAGCTCAGGGGTGAACTGCTGGAGCGGTACAAGACGAGGGGCTGAAACAGAATCGATGCGAAGGGCGACCGGTCAATGGTCGCCCTGTTTGCTCTCTCCGATTAAAGCATTTGTCAAAAGAGCTGTTCACTTTTGACCGAACGGAGTGAGTGAATTTGATGGAGTATTTGGGAGAATGGAAGCATCAGACGCAGTTTGTCTGATGCTGTAATTCGGACAAATGCTCTAGTCTTCCAGCGGTACCCTCTGCCCCACGGCATATGGCGGCGCGAACACCGGTGGGGGCTGCTGACGCTGAACGGTTTCGGGCACCTGAAGCACGAGCGTGGGGAATTCATCGTCCGATACGGCCTGCCGACCCCAGGCCCCCAGGTCGCCCATGAGGAGCAGGTGGGCGCCTCTGTACTGCGTGCCCCGCCCCGCAAGCGTGTGCGAGAGCGGAAAAGTGACCTCACCGTCAGCATCCGCTCCGTGAGGAGTGGAGGTGAGGAGGTCGGAGCTTCCATTTGCCGCCCGGTCTGGGTCGCGTGTCGGGAGGCGGGTAACGAGTACGTACCGTGCGCCGGGCCGCGCTCCTTTCAGGCTAAGCCTCCGGGTCACGGGTGCCCAGGGACCTTCCAGAGGCTCGAACATCGGAAATTTGGAACTGTTCGTTCCCTTTTCCCAGGGCATACCCACCTTCTCGCGCGTGGCTGAGCCCAGATGCAGCCACGCGGCCGTCACGGTCAGATCGGCCGCGACGGTCGGCAGCGAGCGGATATCTCCCGGAGCCGTGGGGGGCAGGGCCTGCCCGGCCAGGGATACCCGCCCGGTGTCCACCTGCACGGGCCACCCCAGTCGGAAGGCCCGCATCGCCAGATTCGACGTGTTCAGAAAGGGGCCGCGTACCCGCACGAACCCGGTCATGAATGCTGGAATGGTGGGTCTCATCGGCCCGCCCGGCGATCCGCTGAAGCGATCCTGGTAGGGCATCAGTTCTTGCGTGAAGAGGATCAGGGGCCGGTCGGAACGGGGCCCGCCCGTCAGGGGAACAGGCGGCCAGCCTACAGAGGTCAGGACGGGCTGAGCGCCGGACGTGCTCACCGTCAGCCCGTCCGGAAGGTCTTTTGCCCAGTCCTCAAGACGAACGCCGTCGCCGAACCTGCCCACGAAGCCCACCGAGCCATACCGTTCCCTC
It encodes:
- a CDS encoding permease prefix domain 1-containing protein; amino-acid sequence: MNAEERFVRAATRGLARRARLDAQAELRSHLHERVQQLRLEGVPGAQASAQAMQELGHSATIRRSLWGAHPPLHLLWWTGLVILTLWTGWNLRDVQTGRSYYGGPQRERYGSVGFVGRFGDGVRLEDWAKDLPDGLTVSTSGAQPVLTSVGWPPVPLTGGPRSDRPLILFTQELMPYQDRFSGSPGGPMRPTIPAFMTGFVRVRGPFLNTSNLAMRAFRLGWPVQVDTGRVSLAGQALPPTAPGDIRSLPTVAADLTVTAAWLHLGSATREKVGMPWEKGTNSSKFPMFEPLEGPWAPVTRRLSLKGARPGARYVLVTRLPTRDPDRAANGSSDLLTSTPHGADADGEVTFPLSHTLAGRGTQYRGAHLLLMGDLGAWGRQAVSDDEFPTLVLQVPETVQRQQPPPVFAPPYAVGQRVPLED